The region TAAACTCATTCCaactgtgtgttttctgtgttgtctTCAAATATAATGTGAGGCatttagggctgcaactaacgattattctgacgattaatcagattttttttaaacagaacacattctgcagatttttcattttattcttatattattctgtaattaaaacaaatacagttaattttttgaacaacaaaataaacattttattgaataaaatgcaataaaattgcATTCCTTCAGTGTATGCTTGATCCTTtttagcaaaggatgcatctgcaactaaaacatttctaacatgtgaaaagctcagccctttctgcttgatTTTACATCAGTACAGTGTAGAGCAAATTTTTGTTACAGAATTTGTACTAAGTGAAGCTAAACTAAGTCATTTGAGAAGTTCTggcaaaaatgtatatattatttgtacagttttgatttaattacGACTCTGAATATGATGCTTTTCATCAAATTAccttttttatgtatgtatactccagttaacaattaaccAGTTCCTAAATTGCTAATAATTTCAATCACTATTACCGTTTCAGCCCTAGAAGCATTGGATTATATTGAAAtgtactgtttttattgtttttttgtctgttttttacaCTAAGGGTTTCTTAGAGACTTCTCACTGCGTTTGTTTTGCTTGCTCTTAGTAAGGGCGGTCCAGCCTTCAGTCCCTCTCATCCACTGCTTCCTCTTAGACAGAGGCAACAAAAGCAGCAAGGGGATGATGGCGGAGGTAAATATAAGTCTTCACATCTCTTGGGAATGAAGGTTCTGGTTCATTTTCTTGTCctacttcatttttattttttccttccgtAGGCTTGAGAAACCGTTCGAACTCTCTCAGTCAGATGGACGGACAACAACTCAGAGGCTCTGCTGCAGCGTGGCTCGACAAAAGGCAAAGGTACATGGAAAAAACCCCCGACACTTTTATTCAATCGAAGTTGTATTTACATTGGCTGTAATTACTCCCAGCCTTTGAACTtgaacacattttgtcactacaaccacaaatgtcttttttattgggattttatttgatcaccACAAATTAGCGCTTGGCtttaaagtggaaggaaacttGTTGCTATGATACCCCTAAGTAAAATTTGCAACCAGGATCTGTTGTGTGGAAGCCTGTCATTCGTACCAAACTCCTGAATTATTGGTGTCCAAAGTTCAACCGAGGGGCCTTGAAATGATTGAATGtcaaacacaatttaaaaatggtGCAAATTTGACCTCCTGCCAACTTCCTTTCTGTCCTAATCTGACCacaaaagtggaaaaattaTAAACTGTACatcattcaaattcaaaaatacttaattgatccaaagggaaattaaatcataaaaacacatttcctttttcttttttttttagacccCTGTCCACACTGAGCCCCTTCATGCTGCATTCAGCCACTGACAGCGACGCTGACATTGCCTCTGGCGACAGCGTGAGTCTGGCTCGCTCCATTAGCAAGGACAGCCTGGCGTCCAACGTCACCAACGTCACTCCTAAACATCAGACCGCCGTCCACCAGTCGTCCCTCGCTGCCATGCGAAGAGTCAACGGCCACAACCTACTGAGTCACGTCAACATGGAGGACGGGGAAGAAACTCTCGCCGACGCTACTGTCATCCCAAAACAATCCGATGGGCCTGCGGCGTCTGCCACAGTCATACCCAAACCTTCCTCCGACTCCACGCCTGCCGCTGATGGCTTTTACCTTGAACCACTGATGCCTGCCGTTCTGAAAACggctaaagaaaaatctgtatGTCTGAACAAAGAGGAGGAGAGCGGGGAGGGGCCCCGCTCGGCAGGTAGGGGTTCCTTACGCCGTGGAGATGGGTCTTCAGCAGCCGTTCGCAGAAAAGCTCCCTCTGATCTCAACCAGACGTTTCCCGCTCCAGGCGAAGAGGAACGCTTGGCGGACAAGCGACAGCAGACGGATTTCAGACCGGTCATAACCAGCAGCGTTAACTATTCGTCCAGAGAGTCAGCCGAAGGTTTCTACCTTCACTCGGACTCTGACGAGCCAAAGTGTCCGGAGGCAGAGCTGGAGGACctggatgaggaagaggaagatctGGACGAAGCTCTGACCACTAAAGACTCAAGGAAAGGTTACAGTGAAGCAGACGAAGAGGAGTCAGCCAAGCTCCAGGAGGACATGAATGTCAAAGAGCACGAAGACAAAGACTTTAATGGCGGCAGCGGCCGCTCCAGCCCCTGCCTCAGCACACACTCCCAAGCTAGCAGCATGGCCAGTGGCAGCGTGCGCATGACCTCCTTTGCCGAGCGAAAAGCGCAGCAGCAGCGCTTCGGCAGCAACCATGACCTGCGCTCCAGCGCCTCCAGCTCCCAGAGGACGACCCCGGATGGGTCGGAGAGCAGCGGACCCCTGTCGTCGTCTTGGAGACTGAAGAGAGATCAGAGCCCCTCCTCCCCTTTGGGGGGGTGCAATCGTCCAGGTGACGGCAGCACCAACGTGCTGGCCTCTGAAATTGTTCAGCTCCGGATGCAGCTGGAGGAGAAGCGGCGTGCTATCGAgcaccagaagaagaagatggaggtGCTGGCGGCGAGGCAGAGACAGAAGTTGGGGAAAGCAGCATTTCTGCACATTGTTAAGAAAGGAGGTGGACGGAGTGACACGCTGCCCAGCTCACTCAAAGCCGACATCTCTAAAGATGATCTCAACGGGGAGAAAGGACCCTTAAGCAAAGACGATATGTGTGTCGACACGCTACGGGGTGAGAAAGAGGTAGAGGGGACGGGTGCTTTAGAAGCAGACAAGAAGGGGAACGGTGGGAGCTTTTATCTCGACGAGGAACTGGACCTGAACGAGTGCAGCCGCTCCATCGAGCTGCTGAACGAAGCCATCGGCAGCATCCAGCAGCAGATGATGCAGCTGTCGCTGCAGCAGGAGATGCTGATGAAACAGAATGTGCAATCCCCACCCGGCGCAGCGCCACTTCCTCCGCACACAGGAGACAAAAACGGTGACTCGAAGGCGGGAGGCTTTCACTTCATGGAGCACCTTTCTGGGACGGGCAGCGCTCCCACCAGGAAGCCGCCCAAGCTGAGCTCAGGCCGGAGCTCCAGGTCCAAGCCGTCCGAGTTGAAGCTAGCGAAGGAGCAGAGCCGACCGGCCTCCAGGGCTCTCACCCCGTCCCAGGGCGGGTCAGAAATGTTAGCAAACCCACGGCAGTTATCTGGGGGCAGGTCCCCCAGAGGCGATCGAAACCCCACTGCCGCGGAGATGATGGACCGACCAGGATCTGGGCATGTCAGAAGCGCCACCTTCCGCCTTCACGACGAGGCCAACATGCGCCTGCCAACCCGCGTCGACCTAGCATGCGTGCCTGCATCGGAACCGTTTGGTGAGTCTGGGTCCAGCACGCAGGTAGAGGGCGACGTCAGTTCCTCAGAGAAGGAGGGAGTCCTGTCAGAAGAGGCGCAGCGAAGCAAAACCCACCTGATCGAGGTGGATCTGTCCGAGCTGAAGGCCCCAGCGGAAGAGGAGGGTGCCGAGGACGGAGCGACAGAGGAGGGCGACGGAGAGCAGAAGTCGGTCATGGGCTTCTTCTTCAAGGTAATCCTTCTCTCAtgtcacgtttttttttttttttttttttttttttaacccctccagggggtctttttgtgggctctagagtcccttttcatgaagtaggctgacaggaaagggggaaggagagaggggaagacatgcggtaaatgtcgccgggtccgggagtcgaacccgcgacagccgcgtcgaggacttgaggcctccaaatgtgggtcgcgctaacccctacgccaccacggcacgccctcaTGTcacgtttgtttgtttttttttctgattatgtATTTATGACTTGAAGTAAGGCtggacaaaatggctgaaaaatcTATCATGATATAAagtttcatatcagttgatatcAACTGATATGTCTATCGATAATTATcgattagattattttttttgtttttaaatatctgaaatactgccaaagaGGTGACGTGATCTTTTGATcttgtttatcatttttaacCAGTGATGATTCACAGTggtgaaaccttaaactgctgctgtgccagtTACTTAGCAGGTTGTTGCTCGGTAACCAAAAAGCgaatgagttgctaggtaaccaaagaccGAGTGAGTTTGTTGATGCCATCAACTTTGCTTAGCTGAAACTCATCGAGAGTTTCAgcggctaaagcctttcctcttggcgttcagtgaatattctattctaaaacatagatcaggggtctcaaactccagtcctcaagggccgatgtcctgcagtttttagatgtgccacaggtacaaaacactggaatgaaatggtttaattacctcctccttgtgtagatcagttctcaaagccttaatgacctaattattctattcaggtgtgatgcagcagaggcacatctaaaagttgcaggacagcggcccttgaggactggagtttgacacccctgacatagattatctattgatattgatcgcTTGTCTACcacaatatatattgttacGGATTTATTGCCCAGTCCCAAGCTTAAGTGATATTTACTTGTCTACTCATCCACTTTAATTATATTATTAGTGGAGCTTATTACAAAAATTttgtacaaacatttttcaaagttcAGATGCCTAACGGCACATCTACTTTAAGCATTTAACTTTTCTACTACCAGATTTGAATACGCCTGCTCTATTTTTCTGGACtgtaattcagtttttttcatcGTTTGGCTGGTAgtccatgttgtttttttccctcttcatgTCGTATTTTTGGACTAATGCGATTTATACTCTAGAGCGACGAAAAGTTAGTACATTTAGAACTGTACTTCTCTCTTGCTTTGTTAAAAGAACAACAGTCTCCTGTTTGACCTGCAATGAATCTTGGGAAAGTATGAGCTGCGAAGGATATGCCAGGCCCGTCCTTCAAATTCAGAAACGAAGGATGAATTTGGAGGAGCTTTGGTCACATGGCTGTGACGTAATCGGTCTCCTAATGCAGCCTTTGAATATGGACACACCCTACATTAATCTTAAACCACTTTGTAAAGGATTGTATTTTCTGTTAAGGGTGGATTGGAAAATTAGAGTTGAGtacttgaaaagaaaaatggtgcATTACCACTCCAAATAGTCATAAAGTATTAATTTTATCTCTACAGTAAAATTTGGTCTATTTGTTTTGTAGTTAAAtgatgtttaacattttaccaTATCCTAGGATGAGCAGAAAGCTGAAGATGAACTTGCGAAGAAGAGGGCAGCATTCCTGCTGAAACAACAGAAGAAAGCCGAGGAGGCTCGTATTCGCAAACAGCAACTAGAAGCTGAATCTGAACTGAAACGAGACGAAGCCAGGTAGACCAATCAGTAATGGCAAAGGGATCTTACCGTCCcacaaaatgctaaaatttgTATTTGGTTTGAACAAGGCGAAAGGCAGAGGAGGACCGCTTGCgtaaagaggaggagaagacgCGGCGGGAGCTGATAAAGCAGGAGTATCTGCGGCGGAAGCAGCAGGAGATGTTTGAGGAGCAAGGCCTGGTGAAGCCCAAAACGCCCAAGCccaagcagaaacacaaacacaaggcAGTTATCAGAGAGGAATCTGCCACTGATCATTTCTCCAAGTGCTCTTCCACACGTGAGACTATTAAATCAGAACTTCCCTTCACATTAAGCTGCGctgtgtaacttttattaaatatatttggtgaaactgtcactatgttgaaACTGtgtgttatgagacagataatctgtgaaaaaatttagctcctctgccttctcccagtgataactaaaatcaaccaatcagagccaggaggtgggtctCAGCGCTGTAAATCATAATCTCCTGTA is a window of Xiphophorus hellerii strain 12219 chromosome 12, Xiphophorus_hellerii-4.1, whole genome shotgun sequence DNA encoding:
- the camsap1b gene encoding calmodulin-regulated spectrin-associated protein 1-B isoform X4, with the translated sequence MAAACKLDLCNTNILSLCCNLHSSYPAVSASHYWAVNSFIVVKQYCKDNATGYKTRMDVDLCAGGDGTRKKVELPVAADGTMDVVPLEMYDSARAKIAANLRWLFAKAYGIDHIPEDLRDPFYTDQYDQEHIKPPVIRLLLSCELYCRVCALILKTEQAASLQSHLSVIQALSRKGIYVMESDDTPVTDGDLACIPIKMSAHISMIDALMMAYTVEMISIEKVVASVKRFSTFSASKELPFDLEDAMVFWINKVNMKMREMTEREHKVKHHPLESPSHQKSPSKWYWKLVPVRYRREHASGRQLPFFPLLEDLMRDVCDGAALLTVVHYYCPDIMKLEDICLKEVPSIADSLYNIQLLREFASEYLNKSCYLTMEDMLYSPLVLKHNVMVFIAELFWWFETVKPEFVQPRDLQEFKDARAIAHPKSARPSVPISNATKRSFLTSPGVADNQSNPEVCNSKGGPAFSPSHPLLPLRQRQQKQQGDDGGGLRNRSNSLSQMDGQQLRGSAAAWLDKRQRPLSTLSPFMLHSATDSDADIASGDSVSLARSISKDSLASNVTNVTPKHQTAVHQSSLAAMRRVNGHNLLSHVNMEDGEETLADATVIPKQSDGPAASATVIPKPSSDSTPAADGFYLEPLMPAVLKTAKEKSVCLNKEEESGEGPRSAGRGSLRRGDGSSAAVRRKAPSDLNQTFPAPGEEERLADKRQQTDFRPVITSSVNYSSRESAEGFYLHSDSDEPKCPEAELEDLDEEEEDLDEALTTKDSRKGYSEADEEESAKLQEDMNVKEHEDKDFNGGSGRSSPCLSTHSQASSMASGSVRMTSFAERKAQQQRFGSNHDLRSSASSSQRTTPDGSESSGPLSSSWRLKRDQSPSSPLGGCNRPGDGSTNVLASEIVQLRMQLEEKRRAIEHQKKKMEVLAARQRQKLGKAAFLHIVKKGGGRSDTLPSSLKADISKDDLNGEKGPLSKDDMCVDTLRGEKEVEGTGALEADKKGNGGSFYLDEELDLNECSRSIELLNEAIGSIQQQMMQLSLQQEMLMKQNVQSPPGAAPLPPHTGDKNGDSKAGGFHFMEHLSGTGSAPTRKPPKLSSGRSSRSKPSELKLAKEQSRPASRALTPSQGGSEMLANPRQLSGGRSPRGDRNPTAAEMMDRPGSGHVRSATFRLHDEANMRLPTRVDLACVPASEPFGESGSSTQVEGDVSSSEKEGVLSEEAQRSKTHLIEVDLSELKAPAEEEGAEDGATEEGDGEQKSVMGFFFKDEQKAEDELAKKRAAFLLKQQKKAEEARIRKQQLEAESELKRDEARRKAEEDRLRKEEEKTRRELIKQEYLRRKQQEMFEEQGLVKPKTPKPKQKHKHKAVIREESATDHFSKCSSTPDNLINAQSGSNLSLASAATNEADSVNSGGAGSQRCDSVESFPGSRNNSRAAERDWDNGSTASSITSMAEYTGPKLFKEPSAKSNKPIIHNAISHCCLAGKVNEPQKNQILEELEKCESNHLMILFRDGGCQFRALYSYFPDTEEIHKLTGTGPKSISKKMIDKLYKYSSDRKQFTVIPAKTVSVSVDALTIHNHLWQAKRSAVPKKTGK
- the camsap1b gene encoding calmodulin-regulated spectrin-associated protein 1-B isoform X3, which codes for MAAACKLDLCNTNILSLCCNLHSSYPAVSASHYWAVNSFIVVKQYCKDNATGYKTRMDVDLCAGGDGTRKKVELPVAADGTMDVVPLEMYDSARAKIAANLRWLFAKAYGIDHIPEDLRDPFYTDQYDQEHIKPPVIRLLLSCELYCRVCALILKTEQAASLQSHLSVIQALSRKGIYVMESDDTPVTDGDLACIPIKMSAHISMIDALMMAYTVEMISIEKVVASVKRFSTFSASKELPFDLEDAMVFWINKVNMKMREMTEREHKVKHHPLESPSHQKVRYRREHASGRQLPFFPLLEDLMRDVCDGAALLTVVHYYCPDIMKLEDICLKEVPSIADSLYNIQLLREFASEYLNKSCYLTMEDMLYSPLVLKHNVMVFIAELFWWFETVKPEFVQPRDLQEFKDARAIAHPKSARPSVPISNATKRSFLTSPGVADNQSNPEVCNRYFLHPEGSDPLKGGPAFSPSHPLLPLRQRQQKQQGDDGGGLRNRSNSLSQMDGQQLRGSAAAWLDKRQRPLSTLSPFMLHSATDSDADIASGDSVSLARSISKDSLASNVTNVTPKHQTAVHQSSLAAMRRVNGHNLLSHVNMEDGEETLADATVIPKQSDGPAASATVIPKPSSDSTPAADGFYLEPLMPAVLKTAKEKSVCLNKEEESGEGPRSAGRGSLRRGDGSSAAVRRKAPSDLNQTFPAPGEEERLADKRQQTDFRPVITSSVNYSSRESAEGFYLHSDSDEPKCPEAELEDLDEEEEDLDEALTTKDSRKGYSEADEEESAKLQEDMNVKEHEDKDFNGGSGRSSPCLSTHSQASSMASGSVRMTSFAERKAQQQRFGSNHDLRSSASSSQRTTPDGSESSGPLSSSWRLKRDQSPSSPLGGCNRPGDGSTNVLASEIVQLRMQLEEKRRAIEHQKKKMEVLAARQRQKLGKAAFLHIVKKGGGRSDTLPSSLKADISKDDLNGEKGPLSKDDMCVDTLRGEKEVEGTGALEADKKGNGGSFYLDEELDLNECSRSIELLNEAIGSIQQQMMQLSLQQEMLMKQNVQSPPGAAPLPPHTGDKNGDSKAGGFHFMEHLSGTGSAPTRKPPKLSSGRSSRSKPSELKLAKEQSRPASRALTPSQGGSEMLANPRQLSGGRSPRGDRNPTAAEMMDRPGSGHVRSATFRLHDEANMRLPTRVDLACVPASEPFGESGSSTQVEGDVSSSEKEGVLSEEAQRSKTHLIEVDLSELKAPAEEEGAEDGATEEGDGEQKSVMGFFFKDEQKAEDELAKKRAAFLLKQQKKAEEARIRKQQLEAESELKRDEARRKAEEDRLRKEEEKTRRELIKQEYLRRKQQEMFEEQGLVKPKTPKPKQKHKHKAVIREESATDHFSKCSSTPDNLINAQSGSNLSLASAATNEADSVNSGGAGSQRCDSVESFPGSRNNSRAAERDWDNGSTASSITSMAEYTGPKLFKEPSAKSNKPIIHNAISHCCLAGKVNEPQKNQILEELEKCESNHLMILFRDGGCQFRALYSYFPDTEEIHKLTGTGPKSISKKMIDKLYKYSSDRKQFTVIPAKTVSVSVDALTIHNHLWQAKRSAVPKKTGK
- the camsap1b gene encoding calmodulin-regulated spectrin-associated protein 1-B isoform X5, which codes for MDVDLCAGGDGTRKKVELPVAADGTMDVVPLEMYDSARAKIAANLRWLFAKAYGIDHIPEDLRDPFYTDQYDQEHIKPPVIRLLLSCELYCRVCALILKTEQAASLQSHLSVIQALSRKGIYVMESDDTPVTDGDLACIPIKMSAHISMIDALMMAYTVEMISIEKVVASVKRFSTFSASKELPFDLEDAMVFWINKVNMKMREMTEREHKVKHHPLESPSHQKSPSKWYWKLVPVRYRREHASGRQLPFFPLLEDLMRDVCDGAALLTVVHYYCPDIMKLEDICLKEVPSIADSLYNIQLLREFASEYLNKSCYLTMEDMLYSPLVLKHNVMVFIAELFWWFETVKPEFVQPRDLQEFKDARAIAHPKSARPSVPISNATKRSFLTSPGVADNQSNPEVCNRYFLHPEGSDPLKGGPAFSPSHPLLPLRQRQQKQQGDDGGGLRNRSNSLSQMDGQQLRGSAAAWLDKRQRPLSTLSPFMLHSATDSDADIASGDSVSLARSISKDSLASNVTNVTPKHQTAVHQSSLAAMRRVNGHNLLSHVNMEDGEETLADATVIPKQSDGPAASATVIPKPSSDSTPAADGFYLEPLMPAVLKTAKEKSVCLNKEEESGEGPRSAGRGSLRRGDGSSAAVRRKAPSDLNQTFPAPGEEERLADKRQQTDFRPVITSSVNYSSRESAEGFYLHSDSDEPKCPEAELEDLDEEEEDLDEALTTKDSRKGYSEADEEESAKLQEDMNVKEHEDKDFNGGSGRSSPCLSTHSQASSMASGSVRMTSFAERKAQQQRFGSNHDLRSSASSSQRTTPDGSESSGPLSSSWRLKRDQSPSSPLGGCNRPGDGSTNVLASEIVQLRMQLEEKRRAIEHQKKKMEVLAARQRQKLGKAAFLHIVKKGGGRSDTLPSSLKADISKDDLNGEKGPLSKDDMCVDTLRGEKEVEGTGALEADKKGNGGSFYLDEELDLNECSRSIELLNEAIGSIQQQMMQLSLQQEMLMKQNVQSPPGAAPLPPHTGDKNGDSKAGGFHFMEHLSGTGSAPTRKPPKLSSGRSSRSKPSELKLAKEQSRPASRALTPSQGGSEMLANPRQLSGGRSPRGDRNPTAAEMMDRPGSGHVRSATFRLHDEANMRLPTRVDLACVPASEPFGESGSSTQVEGDVSSSEKEGVLSEEAQRSKTHLIEVDLSELKAPAEEEGAEDGATEEGDGEQKSVMGFFFKDEQKAEDELAKKRAAFLLKQQKKAEEARIRKQQLEAESELKRDEARRKAEEDRLRKEEEKTRRELIKQEYLRRKQQEMFEEQGLVKPKTPKPKQKHKHKAVIREESATDHFSKCSSTPDNLINAQSGSNLSLASAATNEADSVNSGGAGSQRCDSVESFPGSRNNSRAAERDWDNGSTASSITSMAEYTGPKLFKEPSAKSNKPIIHNAISHCCLAGKVNEPQKNQILEELEKCESNHLMILFRDGGCQFRALYSYFPDTEEIHKLTGTGPKSISKKMIDKLYKYSSDRKQFTVIPAKTVSVSVDALTIHNHLWQAKRSAVPKKTGK
- the camsap1b gene encoding calmodulin-regulated spectrin-associated protein 1-B isoform X1, whose protein sequence is MAAACKLDLCNTNILSLCCNLHSSYPAVSASHYWAVNSFIVVKQYCKDNATGYKTRMDVDLCAGGDGTRKKVELPVAADGTMDVVPLEMYDSARAKIAANLRWLFAKAYGIDHIPEDLRDPFYTDQYDQEHIKPPVIRLLLSCELYCRVCALILKTEQAASLQSHLSVIQALSRKGIYVMESDDTPVTDGDLACIPIKMSAHISMIDALMMAYTVEMISIEKVVASVKRFSTFSASKELPFDLEDAMVFWINKVNMKMREMTEREHKVKHHPLESPSHQKSPSKWYWKLVPVRYRREHASGRQLPFFPLLEDLMRDVCDGAALLTVVHYYCPDIMKLEDICLKEVPSIADSLYNIQLLREFASEYLNKSCYLTMEDMLYSPLVLKHNVMVFIAELFWWFETVKPEFVQPRDLQEFKDARAIAHPKSARPSVPISNATKRSFLTSPGVADNQSNPEVCNRYFLHPEGSDPLKGGPAFSPSHPLLPLRQRQQKQQGDDGGGLRNRSNSLSQMDGQQLRGSAAAWLDKRQRPLSTLSPFMLHSATDSDADIASGDSVSLARSISKDSLASNVTNVTPKHQTAVHQSSLAAMRRVNGHNLLSHVNMEDGEETLADATVIPKQSDGPAASATVIPKPSSDSTPAADGFYLEPLMPAVLKTAKEKSVCLNKEEESGEGPRSAGRGSLRRGDGSSAAVRRKAPSDLNQTFPAPGEEERLADKRQQTDFRPVITSSVNYSSRESAEGFYLHSDSDEPKCPEAELEDLDEEEEDLDEALTTKDSRKGYSEADEEESAKLQEDMNVKEHEDKDFNGGSGRSSPCLSTHSQASSMASGSVRMTSFAERKAQQQRFGSNHDLRSSASSSQRTTPDGSESSGPLSSSWRLKRDQSPSSPLGGCNRPGDGSTNVLASEIVQLRMQLEEKRRAIEHQKKKMEVLAARQRQKLGKAAFLHIVKKGGGRSDTLPSSLKADISKDDLNGEKGPLSKDDMCVDTLRGEKEVEGTGALEADKKGNGGSFYLDEELDLNECSRSIELLNEAIGSIQQQMMQLSLQQEMLMKQNVQSPPGAAPLPPHTGDKNGDSKAGGFHFMEHLSGTGSAPTRKPPKLSSGRSSRSKPSELKLAKEQSRPASRALTPSQGGSEMLANPRQLSGGRSPRGDRNPTAAEMMDRPGSGHVRSATFRLHDEANMRLPTRVDLACVPASEPFGESGSSTQVEGDVSSSEKEGVLSEEAQRSKTHLIEVDLSELKAPAEEEGAEDGATEEGDGEQKSVMGFFFKDEQKAEDELAKKRAAFLLKQQKKAEEARIRKQQLEAESELKRDEARRKAEEDRLRKEEEKTRRELIKQEYLRRKQQEMFEEQGLVKPKTPKPKQKHKHKAVIREESATDHFSKCSSTPDNLINAQSGSNLSLASAATNEADSVNSGGAGSQRCDSVESFPGSRNNSRAAERDWDNGSTASSITSMAEYTGPKLFKEPSAKSNKPIIHNAISHCCLAGKVNEPQKNQILEELEKCESNHLMILFRDGGCQFRALYSYFPDTEEIHKLTGTGPKSISKKMIDKLYKYSSDRKQFTVIPAKTVSVSVDALTIHNHLWQAKRSAVPKKTGK
- the camsap1b gene encoding calmodulin-regulated spectrin-associated protein 1-B isoform X2; the protein is MAAACKLDLCNTNILSLCCNLHSSYPAVSASHYWAVNSFIVVKQYCKDNATGYKTRMDVDLCAGGDGTRKKVELPVAADGTMDVVPLEMYDSARAKIAANLRWLFAKAYGIDHIPEDLRDPFYTDQYDQEHIKPPVIRLLLSCELYCRVCALILKTEQAASLQSHLSVIQALSRKGIYVMESDDTPVTDGDLACIPIKMSAHISMIDALMMAYTVEMISIEKVVASVKRFSTFSASKELPFDLEDAMVFWINKVNMKMREMTEREHKVKHHPLESPSHQKSPSKWYWKLVPVRYRREHASGRQLPFFPLLEDLMRDVCDGAALLTVVHYYCPDIMKLEDICLKEVPSIADSLYNIQLLREFASEYLNKSCYLTMEDMLYSPLVLKHNVMVFIAELFWWFETVKPEFVQPRDLQEFKDARAIAHPKSARPSVPISNATKRSFLTSPGVADNQSNPEVCNRYFLHPEGSDPLKGGPAFSPSHPLLPLRQRQQKQQGDDGGGLRNRSNSLSQMDGQQLRGSAAAWLDKRQRPLSTLSPFMLHSATDSDADIASGDSVSLARSISKDSLASNVTNVTPKHQTAVHQSSLAAMRRVNGHNLLSHVNMEDGEETLADATVIPKQSDGPAASATVIPKPSSDSTPAADGFYLEPLMPAVLKTAKEKSVCLNKEEESGEGPRSAGRGSLRRGDGSSAAVRRKAPSDLNQTFPAPGEEERLADKRQQTDFRPVITSSVNYSSRESAEGFYLHSDSDEPKCPEAELEDLDEEEEDLDEALTTKDSRKGYSEADEEESAKLQEDMNVKEHEDKDFNGGSGRSSPCLSTHSQASSMASGSVRMTSFAERKAQQQRFGSNHDLRSSASSSQRTTPDGSESSGPLSSSWRLKRDQSPSSPLGGCNRPGDGSTNVLASEIVQLRMQLEEKRRAIEHQKKKMEVLAARQRQKLGKAAFLHIVKKGGGRSDTLPSSLKADISKDDLNGEKGPLSKDDMCVDTLRGEKEVEGTGALEADKKGNGGSFYLDEELDLNECSRSIELLNEAIGSIQQQMMQLSLQQEMLMKQNVQSPPGAAPLPPHTGDKNGDSKAGGFHFMEHLSGTGSAPTRKPPKLSSGRSSRSKPSELKLAKEQSRPASRALTPSQGGSEMLANPRQLSGGRSPRGDRNPTAAEMMDRPGSGHVRSATFRLHDEANMRLPTRVDLACVPASEPFGESGSSTQVEGDVSSSEKEGVLSEEAQRSKTHLIEVDLSELKAPAEEEGAEDGATEEGDGEQKSVMGFFFKDEQKAEDELAKKRAAFLLKQQKKAEEARIRKQQLEAESELKRDEARRKAEEDRLRKEEEKTRRELIKQEYLRRKQQEMFEEQGLVKPKTPKPKQKHKHKAVIREESATDHFSKCSSTHNLINAQSGSNLSLASAATNEADSVNSGGAGSQRCDSVESFPGSRNNSRAAERDWDNGSTASSITSMAEYTGPKLFKEPSAKSNKPIIHNAISHCCLAGKVNEPQKNQILEELEKCESNHLMILFRDGGCQFRALYSYFPDTEEIHKLTGTGPKSISKKMIDKLYKYSSDRKQFTVIPAKTVSVSVDALTIHNHLWQAKRSAVPKKTGK